ATATTGACTCCTGATTGGAAAAACGTCATGATGCTACCAATAATCACAATGGGAATTACGACTTGGGATACTTCCCGAGCAAACCAACTTTTTTGGAGTAAGACAACGGATATGTAATAACCAAATAATCCAAAGATGGCTCCGCTTGATCCGACGTGAATATACGTTAACGGTTGGAGAAAAAATGTAGCAATATTGGCTAATACACCACTAATCAAATAAAGAAATAAAAATTTCCCTTTACCTAATAACCGTTCTAAGGCAGGACCAAAAAGAATTAATGAAAAACTATTAAATAAAACATGTGCAAAACCACTATGTAAA
The sequence above is a segment of the Bacillus sp. (in: firmicutes) genome. Coding sequences within it:
- a CDS encoding rhomboid family intramembrane serine protease, which translates into the protein MFVRTESFSEFIKLYPVITILVAVHLLLYIITNTPFFPTQELFALLSGVNVYIADGEVWRLVTPIFLHSGFAHVLFNSFSLILFGPALERLLGKGKFLFLYLISGVLANIATFFLQPLTYIHVGSSGAIFGLFGYYISVVLLQKSWFAREVSQVVIPIVIIGSIMTFFQSGVNITAHMSGLLAGFGIGWFWNKK